The following is a genomic window from Leptospira bouyouniensis.
TTGGCATCTCTCAAGCGAACGGGCATTAGCGGTACTTGAATTTATTTTACAAAACAAAAGTTTAAATCCAAAAAACTTTTCAAGTGCGGGTTATGGAGAATACCAACCGATTGTACCCAATAGCACGAAAGAAAACAAAGCGCTGAATCGAAGGGTGGACATTGTTGTGATTCCAAGAGGGGCAAATTCTCTCGGTAATAACAATGACTAATCAACGTCCCAAACGTAAAAAACTGATCTTTTACTTAAGTCTTTCGGGACTACTTTCCATTATGATATTTTTTATCGAATGGGTGGGTTCCAAAGAAAGTGGAAGCCTTGCTTTGTTTGCCGATGCAGGGCATATCTTTGCAGATATTTTTGCACATATCATATCACTTTTTGCCCTTCTCATTGCCTCCAAAAAACCAAATGCAAAATACCCTTTTGGGTTCCATCGATTTGAAGTGATCGCTGCTTTCTTAAACGGACTGCTACTGATTGCCATCTCAATTTTTATATTATATGAAAGTTACATGCGTTATTATGGAAATGTCGATGTAGAAGCGGACACCATGCTTGTGTATTCCCTGATTGGTTTTGGAATCAATTTGATTTCAGCAGGCCTTCTTGTGGGAGTGAGTAAAACAAGCCTCAATTTAAAATCAGCGTATTTGCATGTCCTCAGTGATTTACTAGGAACGATGGCAGTAATTTTTGGAGCTCTTCTCATTCGATTTACAGGTGTCAAACAAGTCGACAGTATCCTCAGTATCTTGCTTGGACTTTTTATCTTAAAAACATCTTACGGAATTGTAAAAGAATCTATCCAAATTCTCATTGAAGCTGATACCAGTGAGTTTGACAAAGAACATTTACTCGCACATATCAAAGTTTTGAATGGAATCCAATCAGTTCCAAAAATTATCGTTCGCAAACTAACATCAGGTGTATTTTCTGTGGAAATCCAAGTGGCAGTTGGCGAAAATGCAAATAGGGACAAAATCACATTCGAAATCCATAAAGTATTAAAAGAAGAATTTGGAGTTCCATTTGTTTCCGTAGAGATCATTTCCAAAGACCTAATTGCAAAATTGGATTCTTTTGCCATCCGTGAATCCGAACGCGAGTTTGGGCACCATGGACATGAACATGGTCATGCCCATGACCACAAAGGAAAACATTCCCACAACCATTCCCATTGAGTTCCCTTGGATGTGGTACTTAATTGAATTGAGAGTGGAAAGATTCGAATCAAAAATACTTCGCCTTTGAAATTTAAGAAAATTTTTAGGATTTGCGATTCAATTCGTTTGGAGTGTTCCGTTTTTTCTTTTGCAGTAAGTATTTAGTCAAATGATCTTCCCAGAGGAATAATTGCCAGTCAGGATCGATTGATTTTAAATCCTCTGGAGATTTCAGTCCGAAGTGATTTGTCACTTCTTGGATGAGCGGTGAAATGGGAAAAGGAACACCTTCGAGTAACAATTCTTTGGTGGGATTACCCTTAAAATTTTCTAAAAACTGTTTTTGCCAATCTACCAATAATTTCCGTTCTAAGTAAATTCCTTCATGCAAAACACTGAGAGATTTTGTTTTACCAATGAGTAAAGAAACAAGGGAACACAACTCTTTTAAACGGAGTTCCATTCCCAATTCTCCATAATTGTGAACCAGGAGATTCTCTGGTGCAACAGGAAATTCATTCAGTTCGATTCGTAAGTGACTCACTTGTGGTGTAAAATCCGTATGAAAGATTTTTTTCTCACGAATGTTTGGGTGATCGAATGCCTTAGGATTGGAAACAAAATATACGGGATAGTTTTCTTCTATTTTTGTGACCCAAAAAATGAAATCTGCTTCCCCTCCATTGGTGATAAAAGATTTAATCCCTGTTAACTTATCATCTTTGACGCTCGATTGGAGTTTTTTTAATTTTCCTTCAAACCCTGGTTCGCTCACACCAGCCGCGAGAATGAGGATAGGGTCTTGTCCAAAAAATGCATTCCATAAAAAATGGGAGCCGGGTTCATGGAACTTTGAAGCTTTCAAAATTCCTCCCGCCACATTCACTTCCACCATACAAGAAAGTGCTAAGGAAACACCGAATTTTTCTTCGGCTAAGGACGATAGTTTTCTTTGAAACTCATAATATGACTCTTTTCCTAAAATAAAATCATAAAAGCCCGTAGAATATAAAAATGGTTTCCAACTGCGATAAAACTTTGTGGGATGAGGGACTTCTGGGTTTCCTAAAAAACCCTTTGGGTAAATCGAATCAGATTCACCCCATTTGGAAAACAAATGATAAGGCGAAGGATCGTTTGTCTCTTTCACAAACCTTATTTTCCCTTTCGTTTGGCCATTTTGGCATCCAACTCGTTTTCCTCTTGGAGGACTTTTTTTAAATATTGTCCTGTAAAAGAGGCTTTCACTGCTGCTACCTCTTCGGGAGTCCCAGTGGCAATAACTTCTCCCCCACCATCTCCTCCTTCCGGCCCTATATCGATAATATAATCTGCAGCTTTGATCACATCTAAATTATGTTCAATGATCACCATTGAATTTCCTTTATCAACTAACACCTGCAAAACGGATAATAATTTTTCAATGTCTTCAAAGTGAAGGCCTGTTGTTGGTTCATCTAAAATATAGAGTGTTTTTCCTGTGGGTCGTTTGGAAAGCTCCGTGGAGAGTTTGATCCTTTGGGCTTCACCACCGGAAAAGGTAGTAGCTGCTTGTCCCAATTTGATATAACCAAGGCCAACATCCATTAAGGTATCCAGTTTCCGTTTGAGGTTTGGGATATTTTCAAAGAACACAACAGCTTCTTCCACTGTCATCCCGAGTACATCGGAGATATTTTTCCCTTTGTATTTTACCTCTAGGGTCTCACGGTTGTATCGTTTGCCTTTACAGACCTCACACTCAACATAGATGTCCGGTAAAAAATGCATTTCGATTTTTAAAATCCCATCACCTTCACATTTTTCACACCTTCCACCAGCCACATTAAAACTAAAACGCCCAGGCCCATACCCACGCACTTTTGCTTCTTCTAATCCACTATAAAGATCACGCACAAAGGTAAATAAACCAGTATAAGTGGCAGGGTTTGAACGAGGGGTCCTTCCGATGGCAGATTGGTCAATATTGATGACCTTATCGATTTGGTCTTTTCCTAGGATTTTTTTGTGTTTGCCGGGAACAAGTTTCATTCCCATCACAGAACTTGCTAGTTCCTTATAAAGGATCTCATTGATTAAGGTTGACTTACCAGAACCAGATACTCCCGTAACTACCGTTAGTGTTCCCAGTGGGATAGAAACATCTACATTCTTAAGGTTGTTATGCGTTGCTCCCGTAATCTTTAAGAACTTACCATTCCCCACTCGCCTTGTTTCCGGTTTTGAAATTCGTTTTTCTCCAGATAAAAACTTACCTGTTACAGAGTGTTTGTTCTTCTTGATTTGTTCGGGAGTTCCAAAAGCAACAATTTCGCCTCCATGGACCCCAGCACCGGGTCCCATGTCAACAATGTAATCTGCTTCTTCCATGGTCTCTTTGTCATGTTCCACAACAAGGACTGTATTTCCTAAATTACGTAAGCCCTTTAAAGTTTGCACGAGCTTCGTATTGTCCCGTTGGTGGAGTCCAATGGATGGTTCATCTAAGATATAAAGCACTCCCATTAGCCTAGATCCAATTTGAGTGGCGAGCCTGATCCGCTGCATCTCTCCACCGGAAAGTGTTCCTGCAGAACGACTTAAATTCAAATACCCAACTCCCACATCATTTAAGAAATGGAGCCTTTGTAGTATCTCCTTTAATATGGGTTTAGAGATTGTATCTTCTGAACCTTTGTATTCTGATTTTTTGGTAAACTCTAACGCCTTCTCGATGGAGAAACCAGTATACGTATCTATCCCAATGCCTTGTACTTTGACTGCCAGTGCTTCCTTTCGCAAACGTTTCCCATGGCATTCATCACAATCATGGTTTGTCATAAAAGATTCAAACCATTGGCGCATCGAATCCGATTTGGTTTCTTTATAACGACGTTTTAGATTGGGGATCACACCTTCGTAATTTTTCGAAAATTCATAATGAGAATTGGCTCCCCTAAAATCATAATCGATATGGATGGAAGCATCACCATGTAAAATCGTATTCCGAATTTTTTCTGGTAAATCCTTCCAAGCTGTATTTAAGTTAAATTTTAATTTTTTCGATAACGCTTGTATGGTGGCCATATACCAATACGAATTGGATTTGGATCCTCCCCATGCTTCAATACAACCTTCCGCAAGAGATGCTTCTCGATCTGTCACAAGAAGCGCCTCATCAAACTCAAGAAGTGCACCAAGTCCATCACATTGGGAACAAGCACCAAATGGGGAGTTAAAGGAAAAAAGTCTAGGTGTGAGTTCAGGGATACTCACATCATCACATTTGGGACAGGATAGTTTTTGGGAAAACAGATGATCTTTTTCCCCATCTTCTACCACAACGATTCCATCCGCTGTTTTTAAAGCTGTTTCCACAGAGTCAGACAATCGAGATTGGATTCCCGGTTTCATCACAATCCTGTCTACAACGATATCGATATCTGCTTTGAAGTTTTTCTTTAAGGGGATTTCGTCTTCTAGAGAGTATACTTCCCCATTCACACGCACTCGGTTGAAACCCTCTTTTTTATATCGTTCGAGGACCTCTCTATGTTCCCCTTTTTTTCCCTGGATAACAGGCGCAAGGATTTGTAACTTGGTTCCTTCAGGAAAAATATTGATCCTGTCTGTGATTTGGTCGACGGATAAACTGGAAATTGCCGTTCCACACTTAGGGCAATGTGGTTTCCCCACTCGAGCATATAACAAACGCAAGTAGTCATAAATTTCTGTTACCGTTCCCACAGTAGAACGAGGGTTACGGTGTGTGGTTTTTTGTTCGATGGAGATTGCGGGGCTTAATCCCTCAATTTGGTCCACCTCGGGTTTTTCCATTTGTCCAAGGAATTGCCTGGCATAACTGGAAAGGGATTCGACATACCGCCTTTGCCCTTCGGCATAAATGGTATCAAAGGCAAGCGAAGACTTTCCAGAACCAGATAGTCCAGTGATGACCACTAGTTTGTCTCTCGGAATGTCAAGGTTTAGGTTTTTTAGGTTATGTTCACGAGCGCCACGAATACGAATAAAGGAATCCACATCGGATAGCTTGTTTTCCTCTTTCATTCTGGAAAGAATTTTAAGGAATGGAGGGAAGAGGACTCACCGTGTTTCGAATTCTTTTTTTCCTTCTTTTCTTGCCATTTCGAGTTTTGTACCTGATTTACCTACGTCTAAGCCTATTTTTCCAACGAGGCAAAGAAGTATACGAATTGGAAATGCCCCCAGTCTTTGAAGATTCTTACAAATCCTTTTTTGTCAAAAAACTCCAAGGCAAAGAAGAAACGATCACTCGTCTTGAACTCCTTGTTTTACTCAAAACCATTGAGAAAAATCCCAAGATCAAAACAGTCGATATCAGTTTACCTCCCTTAGAATGGACGTTATCGGAATTTTATGAGATCAGAAATGAACTAAAAAACATACGAGAAGCAGGGAAAACCATTCGGATGTTTGCCAAAGAAGGGGGACTAGGAAGTTTACTATTACTCACGGCTGCCAGTGAAATTTACCTTGCTCCGGAATCCGAATTTATGATTTTACTCCCTAGCGCCGAACCCATGTTTTTTGGTAAGTTTCTTAAAACATGGGGGATTGAGGTACAAGCCTTTGCCTCTGGCCCATATAAATCCTTTGCCGAAAGTTTCACTCGTGGAGAATTCTCAAAAGAAGCGAGAAAAAATTTAGAAACACTCGTGATTGACCTTCGGACAGTGATCCTTACTGCGCTAACCAATGGAAATCAAAACTTAGAACCACTCTTTTACAGACCAATGTTATCTGCTGAGGAATTACTAACCGAAGGTGTGGTACAAGGCATTAAAACTGAAACCGAATTTTTTTCCTCTGATCGAAAACTCTTTTCACCGTCATACCCAACTCTTTACCAAAAGATCAAAGAATTTTCACTATTTCCCAAACGCAAACAAGAAGTGGTCATCCTTCCCATCGATGGTGGGATTACTGGTGGGGATTACCTGCATAAAAATAGAGAAAACGGGAAAATTGAAGCTTTCTCGCTCATTCCCACCTTAAAGGCATTAGGTGAAGATAAAAAAATTAAAGCTGTCATCTTAGAAATTTCTTCTCCAGGTGGCTCAGCCTTTTATTCCGAACAAATCCACCAAGAAATTTTGGAATTAAAAAAATCAAAATTGGTCACAGCTTATTTTAAAGACACTGTCGCAAGTGGTGGGTATTATATTGCCACTGCGGCTGATTATATCACAGCATCCCCTGTTTGCATCACAGGATCAATTGGTGCCGTTAGCATCCGAGCAAACTTACAAAAACTTTATAAAAAATTCCATTTGAATAAAGAAGCAGTTGGTTTTTATCCCTTTCGGGACATCCATTCCGAGTTCCAGCCCCTCTCCAAACAAAGTGTCAAGTATTTAGAATCCCAAATCAAAAAGATTGAGGCTTTGTTTTATAAACGAGTGTCCGAAGGCCGAAAAATCCCTATATCGGAACTTCCTAAAATTGGAATGGGACGCGTATATTTACCAACAACAGAAAATCAAATTGTTGATTCTCTTGGTGGACTTCTCGATGCCATAAGCTTTGTCAAAGAGAAATTAGGTGGAAAAGCCATTTACTTAACGGAAGAACTCCCATCTTACAATCTCAAAAATAAGATCCCCCTCCTTGGTGGACTTTTATCCGAGTTACAATTATTGGAATCGTTAGGGGAAGTATCCCTTCTCTCCCACACCAAACTTCGGTGGAAAAATAGATAGTGGATTGGAAATGGTAATAGTGAAGGGAGACAATGCGGAGGTTTTTTTGCCTACCTATTCTCAGAGCTTACTTGAGAGTTCTTGGGAGGAAATTTCGTTCATTCCAATTGAGAAGCCTTCTCCAATCGGTTGAGGAGTGCTTCTCTCCCTTCACCTAATGTCGGTTCTTCGCAGTAAATTGTATCGATTCCCTTTAGGTCACAAAACTCAAAAAAAGCATACAAAACAGAACTATACTCCTGATTGGAAAATACTGGTTTGATTCGTTCGAAAGGCTTCAAACCAGGTTCCAATCCATCCTTTCCCATATCCATTCCAGGGAATGAAAATCCAATCCAAGCATAATCTGAATTTTCTTTTTGCTTTTGGAATCGAGACTGAAATTCCGCCGGTTGGCAAAGGATTACGTTTGCCTTCGGAGAATAGTGTTTGTACTTCATCCCGGGACTCTCTGGAATGGCCTCTCCTTTCACCTGAAAGGATTTTGGTACCATTAAATTGGGTAAAAATTGACGTAAATCCTTTGATTCTATGGAACCAGGCCTAAGTAGGACCGGTGGGTTTAGGTGCATTCCCACAACCGTAGATTCAATTCCTAAACTTGGTTCTTCAGCCAGAAATATACCATCCACAACTCCATCAAAATAACGCACAACATCTGTCATGCGAGTAAGTGATGGCCTTCCCGAAAGATTGGCAGATGGGGCAGAAATGGGACTTCCACAAGCTTCAATCCATTTGCGTAAAATAGGGTTTTTAGGAATACGAACTGCCAGTGTGCTGATCTCTTTCGGAAAAATAGTTCCATCTAGTTTGGGAAGGACTAAGGTTAAAGGACCAGGAGAGAACTCCTGTAACAATCGTTTGGCTAAATCATTTACGACACAAACTTTTTCAATGGACTCAATGGAATCAAAATGGGCAATAAGGGGGTTATCACTCGGTCTACCTTTGATTTGGTAAATTCGTTTGCAAGCCTCTTCGTTCGTACTCGAAGCACCAATCCCGTAAACAGTTTCTGTCGGAAACACAACCACCCCTCCTTTTCGGATGAGGTCCGCAAGCAAACGAACATCCGAAGAGATCAGGGTTTTCATTTTAGAACTGTTTGGTTTTTGAATTGGATTTTTGTTTTGATTTCGAATCAGAAACTTTCAGCGTTTCTTTTGACTCTAAATTTTGAATCGTTGTTTCTTCTTTTGGTTCTTCTTCCTCTTTTGCTTTTTCTACGGGAGGAATTTTCCCTTGGACAAGTTTACTGAGGTAAACATTAATCTCAGGGTCATTGTCTGTGACAAGTTGCCAAAAAGAAAAACCACCTAAGTCATATTTACGAAGGAGATTCATTTTCTCTTCAAAAGCACGTCTGTTCATATAAAACGCAACACGGTCACAACCACCACTGGTATACCATAAAGAAGGGTCTTCATAAGCTCTGTTTTTATGGATGTCAGAAAACTTAGATAGGTTTTTCCAACTGGCAACTTTGTTTTCTTCATTTAAGATACGATTGATATCTGTAGGCTGACGATTTTTATGTACGCCTGCTTTGATCCTTTGCGCATCAGAATGGTAAATGGCTTTTGCGGATGCCTTACAATTAAGAGCCCAGTCATAACCATATGTAGGAATTGCCATATAGAGTTTATGTGTAGGAACTCTTTTTTTGGCATAGGTAATGATGTCTTTCAACCAAACATTTGGTGCTTGTGGACCAGGGCCTGGGTTATGGTACTTTCTTGGGTGAAGTTCATACGCCATGATTTTTACACGGTCAGCATGTTTGGCTAGGAATTCATAATCATGAGTCGTTGGCCCTCTCCAATTTTCCCGAAAATCCAATTGGATGGGTTTTGAAAGACCACGGCAATGTAGTTCTTTCCTTTTCGATTTTTCGGCTGGGGTTTTGGGATGGACTGCCACAGAAATCAGTTTTCCCTTTTTATGCACTTCCTTAGCAAGTTGGGCAAAAAATTCTTCAAACTTTTCTTTTTTATCGCAGGACATACCTTCATAATCAATGTCAATTCCATCATATCCATAGGTCAAAATTTCATTCACAATCACTTGGATGTGGTGGTCACGGATATCATTTCGCCCACCCATTCCAATATTTTCTTGGATTTTTTCTTTTGGATTTTCCCAGCGAAAGATCGTAGGGATGATTTTCACTTTTGGATTCAGTGCACGTAGCTCTTGGACTCGTTCCTTTCTGGAAGAAGATGACCAACTGGAAATAAGTTCCCCATTATTCGAAAGACCGCCTTTCATGGTATAGATAAACGGATGGATTTCATTGTACAAATGGACTGTCTTTTTCATCGCTGTCCAATCGGTTGACCAAGCAGAAGATCTGAAACTCACATTCTCATCCGGTAAAAAGTTTGGGGTTTCCATCACTTCTTCTTCGACAGACGTTGTTGGTTTGGATTCCGTTTGGTCCGAAGTCTCCATTTCAGATGGAGTTCCAAGTGATGGTGTAGATGCTTCTACAACACTTGGGTTTGTATTCCCAGTTTTAGGAAGGTCTTTTAACACCAAAGTGGATCCCGAATTTTGCATGAGATTCATTCCCAAATAAAACGAAATGGCGGATAAAAAGAACCAAGAGGTAAATAATAACGAATATTTCGCCACATTCGAAAGAGGGTGTTTTTGGGGATTAGGGGATTGTGATTCAGACATATACGTTTCTTCTAAATTGATTATCGAACTTGTGAGAAAAAAAGAGTAGAGAATAATCAAATCTCACCCTATCTATCTGTTACCCATGATTTTTTAGGAGGGATTCTCTCCTAGTGAAAATTGGAATGGGAGGAAAAGAAATCCATGAATGCTTTAAAACAAAAACCTGTGATCCTTTATACAGTCCTATTAAGTTTTTTCTTAACGTTTTTACTGCTTGCGGAACTCACCGGTAGTAAATTATTTTTTGCCTTCGGGTTTACGATGACCATGGGGGTCATCCCTTTCCCAGTTACCTTTATCATCACTGATTTACTCAATGAATACTTTGGAAGGAAAGTAGTCCGTGCTACAACCTTTCTTGGAATGG
Proteins encoded in this region:
- a CDS encoding L-threonylcarbamoyladenylate synthase: MKTLISSDVRLLADLIRKGGVVVFPTETVYGIGASSTNEEACKRIYQIKGRPSDNPLIAHFDSIESIEKVCVVNDLAKRLLQEFSPGPLTLVLPKLDGTIFPKEISTLAVRIPKNPILRKWIEACGSPISAPSANLSGRPSLTRMTDVVRYFDGVVDGIFLAEEPSLGIESTVVGMHLNPPVLLRPGSIESKDLRQFLPNLMVPKSFQVKGEAIPESPGMKYKHYSPKANVILCQPAEFQSRFQKQKENSDYAWIGFSFPGMDMGKDGLEPGLKPFERIKPVFSNQEYSSVLYAFFEFCDLKGIDTIYCEEPTLGEGREALLNRLEKASQLE
- a CDS encoding S49 family peptidase; the protein is MPPVFEDSYKSFFVKKLQGKEETITRLELLVLLKTIEKNPKIKTVDISLPPLEWTLSEFYEIRNELKNIREAGKTIRMFAKEGGLGSLLLLTAASEIYLAPESEFMILLPSAEPMFFGKFLKTWGIEVQAFASGPYKSFAESFTRGEFSKEARKNLETLVIDLRTVILTALTNGNQNLEPLFYRPMLSAEELLTEGVVQGIKTETEFFSSDRKLFSPSYPTLYQKIKEFSLFPKRKQEVVILPIDGGITGGDYLHKNRENGKIEAFSLIPTLKALGEDKKIKAVILEISSPGGSAFYSEQIHQEILELKKSKLVTAYFKDTVASGGYYIATAADYITASPVCITGSIGAVSIRANLQKLYKKFHLNKEAVGFYPFRDIHSEFQPLSKQSVKYLESQIKKIEALFYKRVSEGRKIPISELPKIGMGRVYLPTTENQIVDSLGGLLDAISFVKEKLGGKAIYLTEELPSYNLKNKIPLLGGLLSELQLLESLGEVSLLSHTKLRWKNR
- a CDS encoding cation diffusion facilitator family transporter, whose amino-acid sequence is MTNQRPKRKKLIFYLSLSGLLSIMIFFIEWVGSKESGSLALFADAGHIFADIFAHIISLFALLIASKKPNAKYPFGFHRFEVIAAFLNGLLLIAISIFILYESYMRYYGNVDVEADTMLVYSLIGFGINLISAGLLVGVSKTSLNLKSAYLHVLSDLLGTMAVIFGALLIRFTGVKQVDSILSILLGLFILKTSYGIVKESIQILIEADTSEFDKEHLLAHIKVLNGIQSVPKIIVRKLTSGVFSVEIQVAVGENANRDKITFEIHKVLKEEFGVPFVSVEIISKDLIAKLDSFAIRESEREFGHHGHEHGHAHDHKGKHSHNHSH
- a CDS encoding glycosyl hydrolase family 18 protein — protein: MSESQSPNPQKHPLSNVAKYSLLFTSWFFLSAISFYLGMNLMQNSGSTLVLKDLPKTGNTNPSVVEASTPSLGTPSEMETSDQTESKPTTSVEEEVMETPNFLPDENVSFRSSAWSTDWTAMKKTVHLYNEIHPFIYTMKGGLSNNGELISSWSSSSRKERVQELRALNPKVKIIPTIFRWENPKEKIQENIGMGGRNDIRDHHIQVIVNEILTYGYDGIDIDYEGMSCDKKEKFEEFFAQLAKEVHKKGKLISVAVHPKTPAEKSKRKELHCRGLSKPIQLDFRENWRGPTTHDYEFLAKHADRVKIMAYELHPRKYHNPGPGPQAPNVWLKDIITYAKKRVPTHKLYMAIPTYGYDWALNCKASAKAIYHSDAQRIKAGVHKNRQPTDINRILNEENKVASWKNLSKFSDIHKNRAYEDPSLWYTSGGCDRVAFYMNRRAFEEKMNLLRKYDLGGFSFWQLVTDNDPEINVYLSKLVQGKIPPVEKAKEEEEPKEETTIQNLESKETLKVSDSKSKQKSNSKTKQF
- the uvrA gene encoding excinuclease ABC subunit UvrA yields the protein MKEENKLSDVDSFIRIRGAREHNLKNLNLDIPRDKLVVITGLSGSGKSSLAFDTIYAEGQRRYVESLSSYARQFLGQMEKPEVDQIEGLSPAISIEQKTTHRNPRSTVGTVTEIYDYLRLLYARVGKPHCPKCGTAISSLSVDQITDRINIFPEGTKLQILAPVIQGKKGEHREVLERYKKEGFNRVRVNGEVYSLEDEIPLKKNFKADIDIVVDRIVMKPGIQSRLSDSVETALKTADGIVVVEDGEKDHLFSQKLSCPKCDDVSIPELTPRLFSFNSPFGACSQCDGLGALLEFDEALLVTDREASLAEGCIEAWGGSKSNSYWYMATIQALSKKLKFNLNTAWKDLPEKIRNTILHGDASIHIDYDFRGANSHYEFSKNYEGVIPNLKRRYKETKSDSMRQWFESFMTNHDCDECHGKRLRKEALAVKVQGIGIDTYTGFSIEKALEFTKKSEYKGSEDTISKPILKEILQRLHFLNDVGVGYLNLSRSAGTLSGGEMQRIRLATQIGSRLMGVLYILDEPSIGLHQRDNTKLVQTLKGLRNLGNTVLVVEHDKETMEEADYIVDMGPGAGVHGGEIVAFGTPEQIKKNKHSVTGKFLSGEKRISKPETRRVGNGKFLKITGATHNNLKNVDVSIPLGTLTVVTGVSGSGKSTLINEILYKELASSVMGMKLVPGKHKKILGKDQIDKVINIDQSAIGRTPRSNPATYTGLFTFVRDLYSGLEEAKVRGYGPGRFSFNVAGGRCEKCEGDGILKIEMHFLPDIYVECEVCKGKRYNRETLEVKYKGKNISDVLGMTVEEAVVFFENIPNLKRKLDTLMDVGLGYIKLGQAATTFSGGEAQRIKLSTELSKRPTGKTLYILDEPTTGLHFEDIEKLLSVLQVLVDKGNSMVIIEHNLDVIKAADYIIDIGPEGGDGGGEVIATGTPEEVAAVKASFTGQYLKKVLQEENELDAKMAKRKGK
- a CDS encoding acyl-CoA dehydrogenase — encoded protein: MKETNDPSPYHLFSKWGESDSIYPKGFLGNPEVPHPTKFYRSWKPFLYSTGFYDFILGKESYYEFQRKLSSLAEEKFGVSLALSCMVEVNVAGGILKASKFHEPGSHFLWNAFFGQDPILILAAGVSEPGFEGKLKKLQSSVKDDKLTGIKSFITNGGEADFIFWVTKIEENYPVYFVSNPKAFDHPNIREKKIFHTDFTPQVSHLRIELNEFPVAPENLLVHNYGELGMELRLKELCSLVSLLIGKTKSLSVLHEGIYLERKLLVDWQKQFLENFKGNPTKELLLEGVPFPISPLIQEVTNHFGLKSPEDLKSIDPDWQLFLWEDHLTKYLLQKKKRNTPNELNRKS